From one Misgurnus anguillicaudatus chromosome 2, ASM2758022v2, whole genome shotgun sequence genomic stretch:
- the LOC129443003 gene encoding prolyl 4-hydroxylase subunit alpha-1-like isoform X2 — protein MFDGLSGMVMKKLLSLITCVWIVSTAGHEIFSSTDQIMQLVEEERYLLDIFKEYIDVEEENLNTLKAIHKRLTQLSNFEDSEEIMNDPVAAYKLIRRLRNEWLSIVNSTQESLYEVFQNLLHSDVLKIPSNDDLEGAALGLIELQEIYKLYPEDMIEGYFSSDEAFHVGLVAYEQEKFQLAFHWFLYSLEMLFQDSSVTKQQLLYYLSFSAYKFGSLSVAIDFIVQRLNLDPTDENARYLLTLYRLHHFRSSDPDIYTLKRESTDSYGALCRGETYRRQRALSCRYSTGGGNPRLILAPLKEEIEWDEPRIIRYHDIISDKEIELLKDLSRPQLSRSKIYSGISKIRVSQSVFLDENDTVVARVSQRIADATGLSMETAEKLHVQNYGIGGKYEPHYDAWYQANERIATFLIYMSDVKIGGATVFPKVGVALQPKKGSAVFWYNLEKNGDVDLRTEHAGCPVFVGNKWVANKWIHEFGQEFRRPCSLSEWE, from the exons ATGTTTGATGGTTTGTCTGGAATGGTAATGAAGAAACTATTGTCTTTAATAACATGTGTCTGGATTGTCTCTACTGCTGGACATGAAATCTTTTCATCAACAG ATCAAATCATGCAGCTTGTGGAGGAGGAGAGATACCTTCTGGACATCTTCAAGGAATATATTGATGTTGAAGAAGAGAATTTAAACACACTCAAGGc CATTCATAAGAGACTTACTCAGCTCTCAAACTTCGAGGACTCTGAGGAAATCATGAATGACCCTGTAGCAGCTTACAAACTTATCAGACGGCTGAGAAATGAATGGCTGTCTATTGTAAACTCCACTCAAGAGAGTCTTTATGAGG TCTTTCAAAACCTGTTGCACTCAGATGTCCTAAAGATACCATCAAATGACGATTTGGAAGGTGCAGCTTTAGGACTGATTGAACTGCAAGAAATCTACAAGCTCTATCCTGAGGACATGATAGAAG GATATTTTAGTTCTGATGAAGCTTTCCATGTGGGGTTGGTCGCTTATGAGCAGGAAAAATTCCAGCTTGCCTTTCACTGGTTTCTCTACAGTCTGGAAATGCTATTTCAAGATTCCTCGGTTACCAAACAACAGTTGCTTTATTACCTAAGCTTTTCAGCATATAAATTTGGAAGTCTATCTGTGGCAATCGACTTCATCGTACAGCGTCTAAATCTGG ACCCGACTGATGAGAATGCTAGATATTTACTGACGTTGTACAGACTTCATCATTTTAGATCTTCAGACCCTgatatatacacattgaaaagaGAGTCAACTGACTCCTATGGGGCTTTGTGCAGGGGAGAG ACCTACAggaggcaaagggcactgtccTGTAGATACAGCACAGGCGGAGGAAACCCCAGACTGATTTTGGCACCATTGAAAGAGGAGATTGAGTGGGATGAACCCAGAATCATCAGATATCATGACATAATATCAGACAAAGAGATCGAGCTCCTGAAGGATCTCTCGAGGCCTCAG CTTTCCAGGTCTAAGATTTATTCAGGCATCTCAAAAATCCGTGTTTCTCAAAG TGTTTTTCTGGATGAAAACGACACTGTGGTTGCTCGTGTCAGTCAGAGGATCGCAGACGCTACAGGACTCTCTATGGAAACAGCTGAAAAGCTACAT GTTCAGAATTATGGGATTGGTGGCAAATATGAACCACATTATGATGCATGG TATCAAGCGAATGAAAGGATTGCTACATTCCTAATTTAT ATGAGTGATGTAAAGATTGGAGGCGCCACTGTGTTTCCTAAAGTTGGAGTTGCACTACAACCCAAAAAG GGTTCAGCTGTGTTTTGGTACAACCTTGAAAAGAATGGTGATGTGGATTTGAGAACAGAGCATGCTGGATGTCCTGTCTTTGTCGGTAATAAATGGG tggCTAACAAATGGATCCATGAGTTTGGGCAGGAGTTCAGGAGACCCTGTTCACTGTCAGAGTGGGAGTAA
- the LOC129443003 gene encoding prolyl 4-hydroxylase subunit alpha-1-like isoform X1, whose translation MFDGLSGMVMKKLLSLITCVWIVSTAGHEIFSSTDQIMQLVEEERYLLDIFKEYIDVEEENLNTLKAIHKRLTQLSNFEDSEEIMNDPVAAYKLIRRLRNEWLSIVNSTQESLYEVFQNLLHSDVLKIPSNDDLEGAALGLIELQEIYKLYPEDMIEGYFSSDEAFHVGLVAYEQEKFQLAFHWFLYSLEMLFQDSSVTKQQLLYYLSFSAYKFGSLSVAIDFIVQRLNLDPTDENARYLLTLYRLHHFRSSDPDIYTLKRESTDSYGALCRGEVNQRTYRRQRALSCRYSTGGGNPRLILAPLKEEIEWDEPRIIRYHDIISDKEIELLKDLSRPQLSRSKIYSGISKIRVSQSVFLDENDTVVARVSQRIADATGLSMETAEKLHVQNYGIGGKYEPHYDAWYQANERIATFLIYMSDVKIGGATVFPKVGVALQPKKGSAVFWYNLEKNGDVDLRTEHAGCPVFVGNKWVANKWIHEFGQEFRRPCSLSEWE comes from the exons ATGTTTGATGGTTTGTCTGGAATGGTAATGAAGAAACTATTGTCTTTAATAACATGTGTCTGGATTGTCTCTACTGCTGGACATGAAATCTTTTCATCAACAG ATCAAATCATGCAGCTTGTGGAGGAGGAGAGATACCTTCTGGACATCTTCAAGGAATATATTGATGTTGAAGAAGAGAATTTAAACACACTCAAGGc CATTCATAAGAGACTTACTCAGCTCTCAAACTTCGAGGACTCTGAGGAAATCATGAATGACCCTGTAGCAGCTTACAAACTTATCAGACGGCTGAGAAATGAATGGCTGTCTATTGTAAACTCCACTCAAGAGAGTCTTTATGAGG TCTTTCAAAACCTGTTGCACTCAGATGTCCTAAAGATACCATCAAATGACGATTTGGAAGGTGCAGCTTTAGGACTGATTGAACTGCAAGAAATCTACAAGCTCTATCCTGAGGACATGATAGAAG GATATTTTAGTTCTGATGAAGCTTTCCATGTGGGGTTGGTCGCTTATGAGCAGGAAAAATTCCAGCTTGCCTTTCACTGGTTTCTCTACAGTCTGGAAATGCTATTTCAAGATTCCTCGGTTACCAAACAACAGTTGCTTTATTACCTAAGCTTTTCAGCATATAAATTTGGAAGTCTATCTGTGGCAATCGACTTCATCGTACAGCGTCTAAATCTGG ACCCGACTGATGAGAATGCTAGATATTTACTGACGTTGTACAGACTTCATCATTTTAGATCTTCAGACCCTgatatatacacattgaaaagaGAGTCAACTGACTCCTATGGGGCTTTGTGCAGGGGAGAGGTTAACCAGAGG ACCTACAggaggcaaagggcactgtccTGTAGATACAGCACAGGCGGAGGAAACCCCAGACTGATTTTGGCACCATTGAAAGAGGAGATTGAGTGGGATGAACCCAGAATCATCAGATATCATGACATAATATCAGACAAAGAGATCGAGCTCCTGAAGGATCTCTCGAGGCCTCAG CTTTCCAGGTCTAAGATTTATTCAGGCATCTCAAAAATCCGTGTTTCTCAAAG TGTTTTTCTGGATGAAAACGACACTGTGGTTGCTCGTGTCAGTCAGAGGATCGCAGACGCTACAGGACTCTCTATGGAAACAGCTGAAAAGCTACAT GTTCAGAATTATGGGATTGGTGGCAAATATGAACCACATTATGATGCATGG TATCAAGCGAATGAAAGGATTGCTACATTCCTAATTTAT ATGAGTGATGTAAAGATTGGAGGCGCCACTGTGTTTCCTAAAGTTGGAGTTGCACTACAACCCAAAAAG GGTTCAGCTGTGTTTTGGTACAACCTTGAAAAGAATGGTGATGTGGATTTGAGAACAGAGCATGCTGGATGTCCTGTCTTTGTCGGTAATAAATGGG tggCTAACAAATGGATCCATGAGTTTGGGCAGGAGTTCAGGAGACCCTGTTCACTGTCAGAGTGGGAGTAA